One window of Clostridia bacterium genomic DNA carries:
- a CDS encoding undecaprenyl/decaprenyl-phosphate alpha-N-acetylglucosaminyl 1-phosphate transferase: protein MLLPAVLTAFVLCYLITPLTRRWAQRWGAVDVGGERKVHHRPTPRLGGLAIYLGFTLALLAFGRFPHVWGLVAGGTVVFLVGVVDDFKGISPRAKLAGQVAGAVLASLLGVRVEFLTNPWDGLIFLGGFSLPVTVLWLVAITNALNLIDGLDGLAAGVAAIAGACLAAVAWLEGQGQVGVAAVALAATAAAFLRYNFHPALLFMGDSGAMFLGFNLAALAVLGTAKSTTVLSLLVPVLALGLPILDTFWAIVRRLVQGRPVFSADKEHLHHLLLRMGLNQRQAVLLIYGMHTSLSLCAVLLAMLTTAQSLLMLAAIVIAAVVVANLLGFSQKKETQPAEHRNRHGFQPGRPSV, encoded by the coding sequence GTGCTTTTACCGGCCGTTCTTACCGCTTTTGTTTTGTGCTATCTGATCACCCCCCTGACGCGGCGGTGGGCCCAGCGCTGGGGGGCGGTGGACGTAGGCGGCGAGCGCAAGGTCCACCACCGGCCCACTCCGCGTCTGGGAGGCTTGGCCATTTACCTGGGGTTCACGCTGGCCCTGCTGGCCTTCGGCCGGTTTCCCCACGTCTGGGGGCTGGTGGCCGGCGGAACCGTGGTTTTTCTGGTAGGGGTGGTCGACGACTTTAAGGGTATCAGCCCCAGAGCCAAGCTGGCCGGGCAGGTCGCCGGCGCGGTGCTGGCCTCGCTCCTGGGGGTACGGGTGGAGTTTCTCACCAATCCCTGGGACGGCCTCATCTTCCTGGGAGGTTTCAGCCTCCCGGTCACGGTGTTGTGGTTGGTGGCCATCACCAACGCCCTCAACCTGATCGACGGCCTGGACGGCCTGGCCGCGGGGGTGGCGGCTATCGCCGGCGCCTGCCTGGCGGCCGTGGCCTGGCTGGAAGGGCAGGGCCAGGTGGGCGTCGCCGCAGTGGCGCTGGCAGCCACGGCGGCCGCCTTCCTCCGCTACAACTTTCATCCCGCCCTCCTGTTTATGGGCGACAGCGGCGCCATGTTTCTGGGCTTCAATCTGGCGGCCCTGGCCGTGCTGGGCACGGCCAAGAGCACCACGGTGCTCTCCCTCCTGGTGCCGGTGCTGGCCCTAGGCCTCCCCATTCTGGACACCTTTTGGGCCATAGTGCGGCGCCTGGTCCAGGGCCGGCCGGTGTTCTCCGCCGACAAGGAGCACCTGCACCATCTCCTGCTGCGGATGGGTCTAAACCAGCGCCAGGCAGTGCTACTTATATACGGGATGCATACCTCGCTCAGCCTTTGCGCGGTTCTCCTGGCCATGCTCACCACCGCCCAAAGCCTGCTCATGCTGGCGGCCATCGTGATCGCCGCCGTGGTGGTGGCCAACCTGCTGGGCTTCTCCCAAAAGAAGGAGACCCAGCCGGCGGAGCACCGCAACCGGCACGGGTTCCAGCCGGGAAGGCCGTCGGTTTAA
- a CDS encoding B12-binding domain-containing radical SAM protein yields the protein MRVLLINPPSKGIYYRLGLVLPPLGLAYLAEMVRRRGHEVQVLDLNVDRQALDGLDWSRWDVVGISGDTSRHPEALDIARRAKEAGRTVVMGGYHATFMDADTLQTGAVDYIVRGEGENVFPELVDCLGAGGNPADVPGISFLVDGQVCRTPDAQPVRDLDALPLPARDLLPMHKYRHSHLSGRLLTSMVTSRGCPHNCFFCSSSSFAGRRWRARSAKNIVDEIEHLTDRYNFKAIAFLDDNFTLNPRRVLEVCQEITRRGLDIFWWCFSRVDTIVRNERMVEEMARAGAKMVFLGLESASEAMLQAYKKGFTTDVAARAVKLLKSYGIRVWGSFIVGGLSETRETIRQTVEYARWLNPDIAEFSILTPFPGTELFRRAQAENRIATYDWSRYDGGHAVMRTEKLTQRDIALETIRAYIRFYGRWSRLGQILSGLKDFVSAQKV from the coding sequence GTGCGCGTGCTCTTGATCAACCCGCCCTCCAAGGGAATTTACTACCGGCTCGGGTTGGTGCTGCCTCCCCTGGGACTGGCCTACCTGGCGGAAATGGTGCGCCGGCGCGGGCACGAGGTCCAGGTCCTGGACCTCAACGTGGACCGGCAGGCGTTGGACGGCCTGGACTGGTCCCGGTGGGACGTGGTGGGTATCTCCGGCGATACCAGCCGCCACCCCGAGGCCCTGGACATCGCCCGCCGGGCCAAGGAGGCGGGCAGAACCGTGGTTATGGGCGGATACCACGCCACCTTCATGGACGCCGATACCCTGCAAACCGGAGCCGTGGACTACATAGTGCGGGGGGAAGGAGAAAACGTCTTCCCGGAATTGGTAGACTGTCTCGGCGCCGGGGGCAACCCGGCCGACGTGCCGGGCATATCTTTCCTGGTGGACGGCCAGGTCTGCCGCACCCCGGACGCCCAGCCGGTAAGGGATCTCGACGCCCTACCCCTGCCCGCCCGGGACCTTCTTCCCATGCACAAGTACCGCCACAGCCACCTCAGCGGTCGCCTGCTCACCAGCATGGTTACCAGCCGGGGCTGTCCGCACAACTGCTTTTTCTGCTCTTCTTCCAGCTTTGCCGGCCGGCGGTGGCGGGCCCGGAGCGCCAAGAACATAGTGGACGAGATTGAACATCTCACCGACCGCTACAACTTTAAGGCCATAGCCTTCCTGGACGACAACTTCACCCTAAACCCCCGCCGGGTACTGGAGGTATGCCAGGAGATCACCAGGCGGGGCCTGGACATCTTCTGGTGGTGTTTTTCTCGGGTGGACACCATAGTTCGTAACGAGCGTATGGTGGAGGAAATGGCCAGGGCGGGAGCCAAGATGGTCTTCCTGGGCCTGGAGAGTGCCAGTGAAGCCATGCTGCAGGCCTACAAGAAGGGCTTCACCACCGATGTTGCCGCGCGGGCGGTAAAGCTGTTAAAGAGCTACGGCATCCGGGTTTGGGGAAGCTTCATAGTAGGCGGGCTCTCGGAGACCCGGGAGACCATCCGGCAGACCGTGGAGTACGCCCGCTGGCTCAATCCGGACATCGCCGAGTTTTCCATTCTGACCCCGTTTCCCGGGACCGAGCTCTTTCGCCGTGCCCAGGCGGAGAACCGCATCGCCACCTACGACTGGTCGCGCTACGACGGCGGTCACGCGGTAATGCGGACCGAGAAGCTGACCCAGCGGGATATTGCCCTGGAGACCATCCGGGCCTACATACGCTTTTACGGCCGGTGGTCGCGCCTCGGCCAGATCCTTTCCGGCCTTAAGGATTTTGTGTCCGCCCAGAAAGTCTAG
- the fabZ gene encoding 3-hydroxyacyl-ACP dehydratase FabZ, whose protein sequence is MEAREILSLLPHRYPFLLVDRILLLEPGKRAVGIKNVTLNEPMFPGHFPGDPVWPGVLTLEALAQTGAVALLALPEYRDRVPYFGGIDRARFRRPVYPGDQLRLEVELLRVRDTAGRGQGKAWVEQELVAEAEFLFVIR, encoded by the coding sequence TTGGAAGCTAGGGAAATACTGAGCTTATTGCCGCACCGCTACCCCTTTCTGCTGGTGGACCGCATCCTTCTTCTGGAGCCGGGCAAGCGGGCGGTGGGGATCAAGAACGTTACCCTTAACGAGCCGATGTTTCCGGGGCATTTCCCCGGTGACCCGGTGTGGCCGGGGGTGCTGACCCTGGAGGCTCTGGCCCAGACCGGCGCCGTTGCCTTGCTGGCCCTGCCGGAATACCGGGACCGGGTCCCCTATTTCGGCGGGATAGACCGGGCACGGTTCCGGCGGCCGGTCTATCCCGGCGATCAGCTGCGGCTCGAGGTGGAACTCCTGCGGGTGAGGGATACGGCGGGAAGGGGTCAGGGTAAGGCCTGGGTTGAACAGGAATTGGTGGCGGAGGCGGAGTTTCTCTTCGTCATTCGCTAG